In a single window of the Nocardioides massiliensis genome:
- a CDS encoding DUF3817 domain-containing protein, with the protein MRGALLRYQVMSAIVGVLLIILCLIGLPLHYGHLLHPDLFPEGGQANELGDWISATLGVAHGWLYMVFLFTAFDLARRARFEMGFTVVTLICGTVPILSFWSERRATRRVREEYAAELVG; encoded by the coding sequence GTGAGAGGTGCGTTGCTGCGGTACCAGGTCATGTCCGCGATCGTCGGAGTCCTGCTGATCATCCTGTGCCTGATCGGGCTCCCCCTGCACTACGGACACCTGCTGCACCCGGACCTCTTCCCCGAGGGCGGCCAGGCCAACGAGCTCGGCGACTGGATCAGCGCGACCCTCGGCGTGGCCCACGGCTGGCTCTACATGGTCTTCCTCTTCACCGCCTTCGACCTCGCCCGCCGGGCGCGGTTCGAGATGGGCTTCACGGTGGTGACGCTGATCTGCGGGACCGTGCCGATCCTGTCGTTCTGGTCGGAGCGGCGTGCCACGAGGCGCGTGCGTGAGGAGTACGCCGCCGAGCTCGTCGGCTGA
- a CDS encoding MBL fold metallo-hydrolase codes for MIARVHHLDCGTMVPLLAGRVLPERLVAHCLLLERSDGLVLVDTGFGSADVADPRGRLGPAFVRVAGARLDERQTAAAQVRALGHDPRDVTDVVVTHLDLDHAGGISDFPTARIHVRDDELAAARARRTPAEKNRYRRAQWAHGPHWVEHRADTGIDWYGLTAVPVLPDTDDIVMVPLAGHTRGHAGIGVRRPGGGWLLHAGDAYFATEEKTDPRRAPRGIRVLQTAMQVSGKLRHENQECLRALHATHGTGASPAVTMFCAHDAKEFAALARVKP; via the coding sequence ATGATCGCGCGCGTCCACCATCTCGACTGCGGCACCATGGTCCCGCTGCTGGCCGGACGGGTGCTGCCGGAGCGGCTGGTGGCGCACTGCCTGCTCCTCGAGCGCAGCGACGGGCTGGTGCTGGTCGACACCGGATTCGGGAGCGCCGACGTCGCCGACCCCCGGGGCCGGCTCGGGCCTGCGTTCGTTCGCGTGGCCGGCGCGCGTCTGGACGAGCGACAGACCGCAGCGGCGCAGGTGCGCGCGCTCGGTCACGACCCGCGCGACGTGACCGACGTCGTCGTGACCCACCTCGACCTCGACCACGCCGGCGGCATCTCCGACTTCCCGACCGCGCGGATCCACGTGCGCGACGACGAGCTCGCCGCGGCGCGCGCCCGCCGGACGCCAGCCGAGAAGAACCGCTACCGCCGCGCACAGTGGGCCCACGGTCCGCACTGGGTCGAGCACCGTGCCGACACCGGCATCGACTGGTACGGCCTGACCGCCGTGCCCGTGCTGCCAGACACCGATGACATCGTGATGGTCCCGCTCGCCGGCCACACCCGTGGCCACGCCGGGATCGGCGTACGTCGCCCCGGGGGTGGGTGGCTGTTGCACGCCGGCGATGCCTACTTCGCCACCGAGGAGAAGACCGACCCGCGCCGAGCCCCGCGGGGCATCCGCGTGCTGCAGACGGCGATGCAGGTGTCGGGGAAGCTGCGCCACGAGAACCAGGAGTGCCTGCGCGCGCTGCACGCGACCCACGGGACGGGTGCGAGCCCCGCGGTGACGATGTTCTGCGCGCACGATGCCAAGGAGTTCGCTGCGCTCGCGCGCGTGAAACCGTGA
- a CDS encoding Hpt domain-containing protein translates to MAAVLRDESTLPAFDPAVLAALVDALQDPSATERFARAYLFMLPRRVERIQAAVSGDDAVAAMDAVLSLKVSSATVGARQLQALAADLEDHLREHVAVAACELASRLTAAAERVRTDLERHLGQVA, encoded by the coding sequence ATGGCAGCCGTGTTGCGCGACGAGAGCACGCTCCCTGCGTTCGATCCCGCGGTGCTTGCCGCGCTCGTCGACGCGCTGCAGGACCCGAGCGCGACCGAGCGCTTCGCCCGGGCGTACCTCTTCATGCTGCCGCGGCGGGTCGAGCGCATCCAGGCCGCGGTGAGCGGGGACGACGCCGTCGCGGCGATGGACGCGGTCCTCAGCCTGAAGGTGTCCTCCGCGACCGTGGGTGCCCGTCAGCTCCAGGCGCTGGCCGCTGACCTCGAGGACCACTTGCGCGAGCACGTCGCCGTCGCGGCCTGCGAGCTCGCGTCCCGTCTGACGGCAGCGGCCGAGCGCGTTCGAACCGACCTCGAGCGCCACCTCGGACAGGTCGCCTGA
- a CDS encoding RipA family octameric membrane protein: MTSVEASNSDGEIYRIAVDEYRFQAQFNWSRVQYLLAFNAGILAAGVALANSSGRLSVVVFCLGILACVMTGLVHKVQHQYYRKARDRMRRVEEQLAIAPNLRVDTTSKLSGSDRKISVTEIIYLLLASIALANLAAVVLVLR; the protein is encoded by the coding sequence ATGACTTCCGTGGAGGCAAGCAACAGCGACGGCGAGATCTACCGCATTGCCGTCGACGAATATCGCTTCCAGGCGCAGTTCAACTGGAGCCGCGTGCAGTATCTGCTCGCGTTCAATGCGGGAATACTCGCGGCTGGTGTAGCACTAGCGAACTCGTCGGGGAGGCTGTCGGTGGTTGTCTTCTGCCTCGGCATCCTGGCCTGCGTGATGACCGGACTCGTTCATAAGGTTCAACACCAGTACTACCGCAAGGCTCGCGACCGAATGCGTCGCGTGGAGGAGCAGTTGGCGATTGCACCCAACCTCCGAGTCGACACGACCTCGAAATTGAGCGGCAGCGACCGAAAGATCAGCGTCACTGAGATCATCTACCTCTTGCTTGCGTCAATCGCGCTCGCGAACCTCGCTGCGGTAGTCCTGGTACTGCGCTAG
- a CDS encoding HNH endonuclease signature motif containing protein: MNSQHPITDSLAVLHAALDQVGVAQAWALPPEAKKQVLRDLARAEARVTAMKLQVLALSADLAEESGDKDAGSWLARDQRLERRNARLDDKLASALDTRWHHLTDAFTAGAVNLDQVRVIARALDELVEGNDDLDPELVQRAEHTLIDHATKFGPRELRILGRRILEHLDPEGTQARDERRLRDAEAHANKTQRLSWRSLGDGTTRLTGVIGDDVAHRLETILNAFAQPRKQAAAADGKLIPRPRLMALAFRDLLERLDPTRIPDHGGDATTVVVTITLHELREGLGKAGLGFDPDGDDTHITPEHARRLACQAQIIPAVLGQAGEILDLGRASRLHTPAMRKAIRLRDKTCRADGCDIPATWCEIHHLVPWSEGGKTSVKDGVALCSHHHHIVHDPAFDHERHPDGSFRFYRRR, translated from the coding sequence ATGAACAGTCAACACCCCATCACCGACAGCCTCGCCGTGCTGCACGCCGCACTCGACCAGGTCGGGGTCGCCCAAGCCTGGGCACTACCGCCCGAGGCCAAGAAGCAGGTCCTGCGCGACCTGGCCCGCGCCGAAGCCCGCGTGACCGCGATGAAGCTGCAGGTCCTCGCCCTCTCCGCCGACCTGGCCGAGGAATCCGGCGACAAGGACGCCGGATCCTGGCTGGCCCGCGACCAACGCCTCGAACGCCGCAACGCCCGCCTCGACGACAAACTCGCCAGCGCCCTCGACACCCGCTGGCACCACCTCACCGACGCCTTCACCGCCGGCGCAGTGAACCTCGACCAGGTCCGCGTCATCGCCCGCGCCCTCGACGAGCTCGTCGAGGGCAACGACGACCTCGACCCCGAACTGGTGCAGCGCGCCGAACACACCCTGATCGACCACGCCACCAAGTTCGGACCCCGCGAGCTGCGCATCCTCGGGCGCCGCATCCTCGAACACCTCGACCCCGAAGGCACCCAAGCCCGCGACGAACGCCGCCTACGCGACGCCGAAGCCCACGCCAACAAAACCCAACGCCTGTCCTGGCGATCCCTCGGCGACGGCACCACCCGCCTCACCGGGGTGATCGGTGACGACGTCGCCCACCGCCTCGAGACCATCCTCAACGCCTTCGCCCAACCCCGCAAACAAGCAGCCGCCGCCGACGGCAAACTCATCCCCCGCCCCCGCCTCATGGCACTCGCTTTCCGCGACCTCCTCGAACGCCTCGACCCCACCCGCATCCCCGATCACGGCGGAGACGCCACCACCGTCGTCGTCACCATCACCCTCCACGAGCTGCGTGAGGGGCTCGGCAAAGCCGGGCTCGGGTTCGACCCCGACGGCGACGACACCCATATCACCCCCGAGCACGCCCGCCGCCTGGCCTGCCAAGCACAGATCATCCCCGCAGTCCTCGGCCAAGCCGGCGAGATCCTCGACCTCGGGCGCGCCAGCCGCCTGCACACCCCCGCGATGCGCAAAGCCATCCGCCTCCGCGACAAGACGTGTCGCGCCGACGGCTGCGACATCCCCGCCACCTGGTGCGAGATCCACCACCTGGTCCCGTGGAGCGAGGGCGGCAAGACGTCGGTCAAGGACGGCGTCGCGCTCTGCAGCCACCACCACCACATCGTTCACGACCCCGCGTTCGACCACGAGCGACATCCCGACGGCAGCTTCAGGTTCTACCGACGCAGATAA
- the pknB gene encoding Stk1 family PASTA domain-containing Ser/Thr kinase, translated as MSQDAGNGTGNGGGHRVGGRYELGELLGRGGMAEVRKGNDTRLGRVVAIKRLRTDLASDQTFQARFRREAQSAASLNHPAIVAVYDTGEELSTDGTDVAQPYIVMEYVAGRTLRDILREGRKILPERALEITSGVLSALDYSHRAGIIHRDIKPGNVMLTPAGDVKVMDFGIARAISDASSTMTQTAAVVGTAQYLSPEQARGETVDSRSDVYSTGCLLYELLTGRPPFVGESPVAVAYQHVREQAAPPSTHDEDLPPELDAITMKALAKRVEDRYQSAAAMKADIDRYLAGLPVQATAPPPPADDATSVLPAGAAAAMTAAGTGTMTALPAAEDERKKWPWVVLGVVLLILAILAAVFIPRLMDNEPDTVSVPDVTGLERSQALREIRQTEGLVLGEVERQNSTEVPRGQVISQDPEGGETVPLETEVDLVISLGAADVSVPNLFGLTEDEARAELEREGLQADVQYRPNDAERGRVFETDPAAGQQVPYESEVVVLISEGPNELPDVTGESEENARRILNEAGFERIEIVEDTSEVSEDQIGTVLRQTPSGGQPVRSDQQIVLTVSRYVPPEPEPEPEPDPEPEPTDDPTDLPTGGPPTTPPGQEDEG; from the coding sequence ATGAGCCAGGACGCAGGCAACGGCACCGGTAACGGCGGGGGCCACCGCGTCGGCGGGCGCTACGAGCTCGGCGAGCTCCTGGGCCGCGGTGGGATGGCGGAGGTCCGCAAGGGCAACGACACCCGGTTGGGCCGGGTCGTCGCCATCAAGCGGCTGCGCACCGATCTCGCCAGCGACCAGACCTTCCAGGCGCGGTTCCGTCGCGAAGCCCAGTCGGCCGCGTCGCTCAACCACCCCGCAATCGTCGCGGTCTACGACACCGGCGAGGAGCTGTCGACCGACGGCACCGACGTCGCCCAGCCCTACATCGTCATGGAGTACGTCGCGGGCCGCACCCTGCGCGACATCCTGCGCGAGGGACGCAAGATCCTGCCCGAGCGGGCCCTGGAGATCACCTCCGGCGTCCTGTCGGCGCTCGACTACAGCCACCGCGCGGGGATCATCCACCGCGACATCAAGCCCGGCAACGTCATGCTGACCCCGGCCGGCGACGTCAAGGTGATGGACTTCGGCATCGCCCGGGCGATCTCCGACGCCTCCTCGACGATGACCCAGACCGCCGCGGTCGTGGGGACGGCGCAGTACCTCTCGCCCGAGCAGGCGCGCGGCGAGACCGTCGACTCCCGCTCCGACGTCTACTCCACCGGCTGCCTGCTCTACGAGCTGCTCACCGGACGCCCGCCGTTCGTCGGCGAGAGCCCGGTGGCCGTGGCCTACCAGCACGTACGCGAGCAGGCCGCGCCGCCGTCGACCCACGACGAGGACCTGCCCCCCGAGCTCGACGCGATCACCATGAAGGCGCTCGCGAAGCGGGTCGAGGACCGCTACCAGAGCGCCGCGGCCATGAAGGCCGACATCGACCGCTACCTCGCCGGGCTCCCGGTGCAGGCCACCGCACCCCCGCCCCCGGCCGACGACGCGACCAGCGTGCTGCCGGCCGGTGCCGCGGCCGCGATGACGGCCGCCGGCACGGGCACCATGACCGCTCTCCCTGCCGCCGAGGACGAGCGCAAGAAGTGGCCGTGGGTCGTGCTCGGTGTCGTGCTGTTGATCCTGGCGATCCTGGCCGCCGTCTTCATCCCGCGGCTCATGGACAACGAGCCCGACACCGTGAGCGTCCCCGACGTCACGGGACTCGAACGCTCGCAGGCATTGCGCGAGATCCGCCAGACCGAGGGGCTCGTGCTCGGAGAGGTCGAACGGCAGAACTCCACGGAGGTGCCCCGCGGCCAGGTGATCAGCCAAGACCCCGAGGGCGGCGAGACCGTGCCGCTCGAGACCGAGGTCGACCTGGTGATCTCCCTGGGCGCCGCCGATGTGTCCGTCCCCAACCTGTTCGGGCTCACCGAGGACGAGGCCCGCGCCGAGCTCGAGAGGGAAGGGCTCCAGGCCGACGTCCAGTACCGGCCCAACGATGCCGAGAGAGGCCGGGTCTTCGAGACGGATCCGGCAGCCGGTCAGCAGGTCCCCTACGAGTCGGAGGTGGTCGTCCTCATCTCCGAGGGCCCCAACGAGCTGCCCGACGTGACCGGTGAGAGCGAGGAGAACGCCCGACGGATCCTCAACGAGGCCGGTTTCGAGAGAATCGAGATCGTCGAGGACACCAGCGAGGTGTCCGAGGACCAGATCGGCACCGTGCTGCGGCAGACGCCGTCCGGTGGTCAGCCCGTCCGCTCCGACCAGCAGATCGTGCTGACCGTCTCCCGCTACGTGCCACCCGAGCCCGAGCCCGAGCCGGAACCGGACCCGGAGCCGGAGCCGACGGACGATCCGACGGACCTGCCCACAGGCGGCCCACCCACGACCCCGCCGGGTCAGGAGGACGAGGGCTAG
- a CDS encoding DUF881 domain-containing protein — MSGPASVRRERWRRRLADAWARRRTTRGERSLTWRLATPAVFAGAGVLAVTSAISADGIDLRAERYGDLESLARQQTRQVQSLQQRASELRTEVEELTAGVEDSRLDELEEQIDLLRGPAGLEAVTGSGVTVTLDDAPSSARDLIDGTTVTLDDLVIHQQDIQAVVNALWEGGAEAMTIQGQRIVSTTGIKCVGNVVILHGIQYAPPYEISAIGDTETLLGSLSTNPYITTFREYVDRYQLGYSVAVEGSLDMAAYDGSTEMSYARPVGSRPVVLDEDL, encoded by the coding sequence GTGTCGGGTCCCGCCTCGGTGCGCCGCGAACGCTGGCGGCGGCGCCTCGCCGACGCCTGGGCGCGCCGCCGGACCACCCGCGGTGAGCGCTCGCTGACCTGGCGGCTGGCGACGCCGGCGGTCTTCGCGGGGGCCGGCGTGCTCGCCGTCACCAGTGCGATCAGTGCCGACGGCATCGACCTGCGCGCGGAGCGGTACGGCGACCTCGAGTCGCTGGCACGCCAGCAGACCCGTCAGGTGCAGTCGCTGCAGCAGCGGGCGAGTGAGCTGCGCACCGAGGTCGAGGAGCTCACCGCCGGCGTCGAGGACAGTCGCCTCGACGAGCTCGAGGAGCAGATCGACCTGCTGCGCGGGCCCGCGGGGCTGGAGGCCGTGACCGGGTCGGGGGTCACCGTGACCCTCGACGACGCTCCGTCCTCGGCGCGCGACCTGATCGACGGCACCACGGTGACCCTCGACGACCTCGTCATCCACCAGCAGGACATCCAGGCGGTCGTCAACGCCCTGTGGGAGGGCGGCGCCGAGGCCATGACCATCCAGGGCCAGCGCATCGTGTCCACCACCGGGATCAAGTGCGTCGGCAACGTCGTGATCCTGCACGGCATCCAGTACGCCCCGCCGTACGAGATCTCCGCGATCGGCGACACCGAGACCCTGCTGGGCAGCCTCAGCACCAACCCCTACATCACGACCTTCCGCGAGTACGTCGACCGCTACCAGCTCGGCTACAGCGTGGCCGTCGAGGGATCGCTGGACATGGCGGCCTACGACGGGAGCACGGAGATGAGCTACGCCCGGCCGGTGGGGTCGCGGCCGGTCGTCCTCGACGAGGACCTGTAG
- a CDS encoding rhomboid family intramembrane serine protease, translating into MNPASVGFQCPSCVREGARSVRAPRTPYGGAISARPGLTSQVLIALNVGVWLLITATGASASAWVDRLGLIPAGRCEPVGGGGYYPGIGEVVCGRGGGVWIDGVGSGAVWQLLTSAFSHVDVWHVGFNMLALWFLGPQLESVLGRARFLALYVLSALAGSAAVLWLSDPASVTIGASGAVFGLIGALLVVGWKVGGDLRPLLVWLAINVVITVGGRDFISWQGHLGGFVGGVLVAAVLVLAPREQRARWQALGLGVLTLLVIAALTAGTLLVTP; encoded by the coding sequence ATGAACCCTGCCTCCGTGGGGTTCCAGTGCCCGTCGTGCGTCCGGGAGGGCGCGCGCAGCGTGCGCGCCCCCCGTACGCCGTACGGAGGCGCGATCTCGGCTCGCCCCGGCCTGACCTCGCAGGTGCTGATCGCCCTCAACGTCGGGGTGTGGCTGCTCATCACCGCCACCGGCGCGTCCGCGAGCGCCTGGGTCGACCGGCTCGGCCTCATCCCGGCCGGGCGGTGCGAGCCCGTCGGCGGCGGTGGCTACTACCCCGGCATCGGCGAGGTCGTCTGTGGCCGCGGCGGAGGGGTGTGGATCGACGGGGTGGGCAGCGGTGCCGTCTGGCAGCTGCTCACCAGCGCGTTCAGCCACGTCGATGTCTGGCACGTCGGGTTCAACATGCTCGCGCTGTGGTTCCTCGGCCCCCAGCTGGAGTCGGTGCTCGGCCGAGCCCGGTTCCTCGCGCTCTACGTCCTCTCCGCGCTCGCGGGCAGCGCCGCCGTGCTGTGGCTCTCGGACCCGGCGAGCGTGACGATCGGCGCCTCGGGAGCGGTCTTCGGCCTCATCGGCGCGCTGCTCGTCGTCGGCTGGAAGGTCGGCGGAGACCTGCGCCCCCTGCTGGTGTGGCTGGCGATCAACGTCGTCATCACCGTCGGCGGGCGCGACTTCATCTCCTGGCAGGGCCACCTCGGCGGCTTCGTCGGCGGCGTCCTGGTCGCGGCCGTGCTGGTGCTGGCGCCGCGCGAGCAGCGGGCGCGCTGGCAGGCGCTGGGCCTCGGCGTCCTCACCCTCCTGGTGATCGCCGCCCTCACCGCCGGCACGCTCCTGGTCACTCCCTGA
- a CDS encoding cell division protein CrgA, with translation MADAPRTKPAPPGTSTSIVRTVLAFALVAAGIAWMAVYINVAQDGQQLTWMGDLGRWNFMIGLGVIFLGLIVAAHPTTPLGRGRGVIVGMLGCFLIGLVWICVYYIAGPDNTIPVLRNLEQYNLLAGIAFMAVGFVFATKWE, from the coding sequence GTGGCCGACGCTCCCCGTACCAAGCCGGCGCCCCCCGGCACCTCGACGTCGATCGTCCGGACCGTCCTTGCGTTCGCGCTCGTGGCGGCCGGCATCGCGTGGATGGCCGTCTACATCAACGTCGCCCAGGACGGACAGCAGCTGACGTGGATGGGCGACCTGGGTCGCTGGAACTTCATGATCGGGCTGGGCGTGATCTTCCTCGGGCTCATCGTGGCGGCGCACCCCACCACCCCGCTGGGCCGCGGTCGCGGCGTCATCGTCGGCATGCTCGGGTGCTTCCTCATCGGGCTGGTCTGGATCTGCGTCTACTACATCGCCGGTCCGGACAACACCATCCCGGTGCTGCGCAACCTCGAGCAGTACAACCTGCTCGCCGGCATCGCCTTCATGGCGGTCGGGTTCGTCTTCGCCACGAAGTGGGAGTGA
- a CDS encoding response regulator transcription factor produces the protein MSLSPDHDRRALVVEDDADIRELIVFSLEAQGFTVSQVGDGREAVTAARDLDPDLITLDLGLPGLDGIEVCRRIREFSDAYLMMVTARDEEVDKLIGLETGADDFLSKPFSPRELKARVNAMFRRPRRAVVASEPEQDVLEHGILRVDVDGRRVQVDGQELELTRTEFDLLAELMRTPARVWSREALLRSVWGDEWTSDTHLVEVHIGNLRRKLAAASDGQRLIHTVRGVGYRME, from the coding sequence ATGAGCCTCAGCCCTGACCATGACCGCCGTGCGCTGGTCGTGGAGGACGATGCCGACATCCGGGAGCTCATCGTCTTCTCGCTCGAGGCCCAGGGCTTCACGGTCAGTCAGGTCGGTGACGGCCGGGAGGCCGTGACCGCGGCGCGCGACCTCGATCCCGACCTGATCACGCTCGACCTCGGCCTGCCCGGGCTCGACGGCATCGAGGTGTGCCGGCGAATCCGCGAGTTCAGCGACGCCTATCTGATGATGGTGACCGCGCGCGACGAGGAGGTCGACAAGCTGATCGGCCTCGAAACCGGGGCCGACGACTTCCTGTCCAAGCCGTTCTCCCCGCGCGAGCTCAAGGCGCGCGTCAACGCGATGTTCCGCCGCCCCCGGCGAGCCGTCGTGGCCAGCGAGCCGGAGCAGGACGTCCTCGAGCACGGCATCCTGCGGGTCGACGTCGACGGCCGTCGGGTCCAGGTCGACGGTCAGGAGCTCGAGCTGACCCGCACGGAGTTCGACCTGCTCGCCGAGCTGATGCGGACGCCGGCTCGGGTCTGGAGCCGCGAGGCGCTGCTGCGCTCGGTCTGGGGCGACGAGTGGACCAGCGACACCCACCTCGTCGAGGTCCACATCGGCAACCTGCGTCGCAAGCTCGCCGCGGCCAGCGACGGTCAGCGGTTGATCCACACCGTGCGCGGTGTGGGCTACCGGATGGAGTGA
- a CDS encoding peptidylprolyl isomerase, producing MSDLKATLKTNRGDIVLNLLPHHAPATVKNFVGLAQGTQEYADPETGQKTTGKFYDGLGFHRVIDGFMIQGGCPLGTGTGGPGYQFKDEFHPELQFDRPYLLAMANAGPGTNGSQFFITVGATPWLNNKHTIFGEVADQASRDVVDAIATTPVGAMDRPKDAVVIESVEVEGS from the coding sequence ATGTCCGACCTGAAGGCGACCCTCAAGACCAACCGCGGCGACATCGTGCTCAACCTGCTGCCCCACCACGCTCCGGCGACCGTGAAGAACTTCGTCGGGCTGGCGCAGGGGACCCAGGAGTACGCCGACCCGGAGACGGGCCAGAAGACCACCGGCAAGTTCTACGACGGTCTCGGCTTCCACCGCGTGATCGACGGCTTCATGATCCAGGGCGGGTGCCCGCTCGGCACCGGCACCGGTGGCCCGGGCTACCAGTTCAAGGACGAGTTCCACCCCGAGCTGCAGTTCGACCGTCCCTACCTGCTGGCCATGGCCAACGCCGGCCCGGGCACCAACGGCTCCCAGTTCTTCATCACCGTCGGCGCCACCCCGTGGCTCAACAACAAGCACACGATCTTCGGCGAGGTGGCCGACCAGGCCAGCCGTGACGTCGTCGACGCGATCGCCACCACCCCGGTCGGTGCGATGGACCGTCCGAAGGACGCCGTCGTCATCGAGTCCGTCGAGGTGGAGGGCAGCTGA
- a CDS encoding SURF1 family protein: protein MAPDPFAEDVSPLRALVTPRMLGVHVIGVLAVSIALIAGVWQYDAWAQRREAEARDLSQSEPVALLAVMDGDDPFPGQDLGRPVELTGQWRTGETFFVADRDDPRQDPSAEAVTAPDVGWWVVTPVSVDGTDSAIPVVRGWVDAPTDPAPPADGTRVDVVGWLQPSEGSGIVDEDPHDDVLPELRIASLTQRVGIDLFSGYVVAREVDGAELTDTDSPVAVGPSDLPEVGVFTALRNLLYAIEWWVFAAFAAFIWWRFGRDEVVAARELAEQGSADGDDPGDEESDATRRSPNRPVGSTS from the coding sequence GTGGCCCCCGACCCGTTCGCCGAGGACGTCTCCCCGCTTCGCGCGCTGGTGACGCCACGGATGTTGGGGGTCCATGTGATCGGCGTCCTGGCGGTCTCGATCGCGCTGATCGCCGGCGTCTGGCAGTACGACGCCTGGGCCCAGCGCCGCGAGGCCGAGGCCCGCGACCTGTCCCAGTCCGAGCCGGTAGCCCTGCTGGCGGTGATGGACGGCGACGACCCGTTCCCGGGCCAGGACCTCGGACGACCGGTCGAGCTCACCGGTCAGTGGCGTACCGGTGAGACGTTCTTCGTCGCCGACCGCGACGATCCGCGCCAGGACCCGTCCGCCGAGGCTGTCACCGCACCCGACGTCGGCTGGTGGGTGGTGACCCCGGTCTCGGTCGACGGCACCGACTCCGCCATCCCGGTGGTGCGCGGCTGGGTCGACGCGCCGACCGACCCCGCTCCCCCCGCGGACGGCACGCGAGTCGACGTCGTCGGTTGGCTGCAGCCGTCGGAGGGCAGCGGGATCGTCGACGAGGACCCGCACGACGACGTCCTGCCCGAGCTGCGGATCGCCTCGCTGACGCAGCGGGTGGGCATCGACCTGTTCAGCGGGTACGTCGTGGCGCGCGAGGTCGACGGCGCCGAGCTGACTGACACCGACAGCCCCGTCGCGGTCGGCCCCAGCGACCTGCCGGAGGTCGGTGTCTTCACCGCCCTGCGCAACCTGCTCTACGCGATCGAGTGGTGGGTGTTCGCCGCGTTCGCCGCGTTCATCTGGTGGCGCTTCGGGCGCGACGAGGTGGTCGCTGCCCGCGAACTGGCCGAGCAGGGCAGTGCAGACGGTGACGACCCGGGTGACGAGGAGAGCGACGCCACACGGCGTTCACCGAACCGGCCGGTAGGTTCGACGTCGTGA